The following nucleotide sequence is from Roseofilum capinflatum BLCC-M114.
TTGCCCATTCTAGATGAGAGAGTCGCTCATATTGATAAATAATGAAATAACAGACTAGGGCAATCATGGCCAAAAAGAGAAATGATTCTACTGTAATGTCATGGGATAAGTCACTGGGAGGCAAGCGAAAAATCCAGCGATTCAGGCAAAAATAGACAATGACAACCGTTTGAGAAATGATATGAATCAGCCAAAAGACAGGAATGGCGGTGGCTTGCATGACAAACATAACCAGCCACATTTCTGGATTAAATTCGGAAACTCCAGCAACGGTTCCCAAAATCTGGGGTAATAGGGTGACTGACCATGATAATCCCAGGAAAAGGAGGCTAGGATGACGGCGACCAAATTGGGTTTTTTGTAATCCCCAACAGCCTAAAAGGGCAAATAAGCTGGTGATGCGAGCGCCCAGGAGTTGACTGGCAAATTGCTCTCCATGGAGAATGGCTTCAAATAAGGCTAAGGCAAAAACTCCACCCAGGGTAATCCAGATGGTTGGCTGAAGACGGGCGAGGATCTGGAATTGTTGCCATCCAGGTTCAATGCGTGAGTTGATACGCGAGTTCATTTCCCCAGGGTTTTTGCGGTCTTCTGAGGAGGCTGAGTCGGTGTAAGAAGATGGTTTTGGCTTAGATCCCTGATTCATGGTTTTAGGCTATCCGATCGCCATTTCCGTAAGGGAAGCTTGAATCGGTTTTTCGATAGTTTACATTAAGCTAGGTTCCCAGGTACAGGCTCGATTAACTCAGTTGATGCATCCCCAATCTTGAACTGGATGGGTCGTGGGTTGGCTGGGGGGTGAGGCCGAGCCAATTCCGGGTTCTGCTATACCTGTGGTTTGAAGGTGTCCCTAGAGCAATAGGTCATAGATTACAATTTTAGCTGAAAGGTTGTTCTCTCTGACGAATTTGAGAACAGGATGTGTTTAGGTTTCGATATGGTAAATCTTAATCAAGAATTTCAACAGGCTTATCAGTACCAGCAACAGGGAAATTGGGACGCTGCTCGCCAGGGATATGAAGGGGTTTTAGAGCGTGACCCCCAACATATTAGTAGCCAGGTGAATTTAGGCGTTTTATATAAAAGACAGGGTGAGTATGAGAAAGCGGCCCGGTTATATGAACAGGTGTTGCAACAAAAACCGAATCATGTGATTGCACATTATAATTTGGCGTTGGTCTATGAGCTACAGGGACGGTTATCAGAGGCGGTGCGCCATTATAGCCATGGGTTGTTGTTTCAACCGACCGATGAAAATTTAGGGAAACATCTTCAGCAGGCCTTGGTTGCGCTAGGCTTGTTTAAGAGCGATCGCCCCTTATATGAGCAAGCCTTGCATCAAGTTTCCCTCAGTTTGCCGTCTTTGAGCGAGTTGATTGAGTTTTTGCGCCGGGAAGAGTATTTGGAGGTGGCGATCGCCCTTTTGCAGGTGGCGATCGAGCAATACCCTGAGCGATCGGGACTCTATTCTCTCTCCGGTGGTATTTATAATCAGATGGGCAATTATGCTGAGGCCATGAAATGCTTTAAACAGGCGATTGAACGCTCTCCTGAAGATCCGAATTCTATTCAATATTTAGGGATTACCTTAGCAAAACAACAGCAATGGGAAGCCGCTCAATCCTATCTGCAACAGGCATTGAGTCTTGCACCGAATTTGCGTAAAGCCAGGCGATGGCTCAATTTTGTTAATCTTTTGTGTGGCGATCACCCTCAAGTTGAGTTTGTCAACCACAATCAGGTGATTCAATTCCAGATTACGGGTAAAAATCTGGATGTGGAATTAAC
It contains:
- a CDS encoding GGDEF domain-containing protein — encoded protein: MNQGSKPKPSSYTDSASSEDRKNPGEMNSRINSRIEPGWQQFQILARLQPTIWITLGGVFALALFEAILHGEQFASQLLGARITSLFALLGCWGLQKTQFGRRHPSLLFLGLSWSVTLLPQILGTVAGVSEFNPEMWLVMFVMQATAIPVFWLIHIISQTVVIVYFCLNRWIFRLPPSDLSHDITVESFLFLAMIALVCYFIIYQYERLSHLEWATRQELESVNKQVKNLTLLDRLTQLPNRRRFNEYIEHEWRRMKRDLKPLSLIVCRVDYFKPYVYSYGSQTSNECLKTIAEAICSVVKRPADMVARYRGEMFAILLPQTNVEGAMQVATYIHSEISSLKLVHPNSPISPYITVSLGVSSVVPRNDDTEVTLIVTAGEALAEAQALGGDNIIVKTPQGLRLENSADLDDYASGSFDQTSS
- a CDS encoding FkbM family methyltransferase; this translates as MVNLNQEFQQAYQYQQQGNWDAARQGYEGVLERDPQHISSQVNLGVLYKRQGEYEKAARLYEQVLQQKPNHVIAHYNLALVYELQGRLSEAVRHYSHGLLFQPTDENLGKHLQQALVALGLFKSDRPLYEQALHQVSLSLPSLSELIEFLRREEYLEVAIALLQVAIEQYPERSGLYSLSGGIYNQMGNYAEAMKCFKQAIERSPEDPNSIQYLGITLAKQQQWEAAQSYLQQALSLAPNLRKARRWLNFVNLLCGDHPQVEFVNHNQVIQFQITGKNLDVELTQVNDRQFYEQPELDFIQQTLKGRSAIVDVGANSGNHLVYFAKILGAETVIPIEFQPDIIEALKTNIALNQITNVDLSKLGYAVGKTPGRAQLQNHPTGDLCLTELKEDTNGSVEILPLDRLITSSIDFIKMDVQGLEIEVLEGAEGLLRQFQPDGLIEVTKRNQPSFFSFLERLNYTILKEFREWNYSNFYIQPRVQ